A window from Chromatiaceae bacterium encodes these proteins:
- the ubiB gene encoding ubiquinone biosynthesis regulatory protein kinase UbiB codes for MIPVRESLRVAHIGWVLMRHGLDEIVLAAHLFRPIRFFRFLSPFYWGSRPPRGVRIRRALEDLGPIYVKFGQILSTRRDLLPDDIAIELAKLQDQVPPFPGAQAKAIVEKSLGKPVEELFAEFDLTPLASASIAQVHAATMHDGRKAIVKVVRPGIERTIRRDIDLLFTIARLARKYSRDARRLRPVEVVEEYDKTIHDELDLLREAANGAQLRRNFSDGRLLYVPEVYWDYTRENVMVQERIYGIPVDQVDELVAAGVDLKVLGERGVEIFFTQVFRDNFFHADMHPGNIFVRPDGTYIGVDFGIVGTLTTADQRYLAENLLAFFHRDYRKVAELHVESGWVPRDTRVEDFEAAIRTVSEPIWEKPISEISFGHFLLRLFQTARRFNMEVQPQLVLLQKTLLNIEGLGRMLYPQLDLWSTAKPFMERWMAQQVGPRAFVRRVKESLPQISEDLPELPLLAHRALRKAVDGSLTVQWQSAQLEQIRDEIRGGNQRTQASLAGATLTLSGVLAAGLLDTTIGFNPLWLAGGLGGVGLLLLAWALTR; via the coding sequence GTGATCCCGGTCCGCGAGAGCCTGCGCGTCGCGCACATCGGTTGGGTGCTGATGCGCCACGGTCTGGACGAGATCGTGCTCGCGGCGCATCTGTTCCGTCCGATCCGATTCTTCCGCTTCCTGTCGCCGTTCTACTGGGGCAGCCGGCCACCGCGCGGGGTGCGCATCCGGCGCGCACTCGAGGACCTGGGGCCGATCTACGTGAAGTTCGGTCAGATCCTGTCGACCCGACGTGACCTGCTGCCGGACGACATCGCCATCGAGCTGGCCAAGCTGCAGGACCAAGTGCCGCCGTTTCCCGGCGCGCAGGCCAAGGCGATCGTCGAGAAATCGCTCGGCAAACCGGTCGAGGAGCTGTTCGCCGAGTTCGACCTCACCCCGCTGGCCTCGGCGTCGATCGCCCAGGTGCACGCGGCGACCATGCACGACGGGCGCAAGGCGATCGTCAAGGTCGTCCGGCCCGGGATCGAGCGCACCATCCGGCGCGACATCGACCTGTTGTTCACGATCGCCCGGCTGGCACGCAAATACTCACGCGACGCGCGGCGCCTGCGTCCGGTCGAAGTCGTCGAGGAATACGACAAGACGATCCACGACGAGCTCGACCTGCTGCGCGAGGCGGCCAACGGCGCCCAGCTGCGCCGCAACTTCAGCGACGGCCGGCTGTTGTACGTCCCAGAGGTGTACTGGGATTACACGCGCGAAAACGTGATGGTGCAGGAACGCATCTACGGTATCCCGGTCGACCAGGTCGACGAACTGGTGGCCGCCGGGGTCGATCTCAAGGTGCTCGGCGAGCGCGGCGTCGAGATCTTCTTCACCCAGGTGTTCCGCGACAACTTCTTCCACGCCGACATGCACCCCGGCAACATCTTCGTCCGTCCGGACGGCACCTATATCGGTGTCGATTTCGGCATCGTCGGCACCCTGACCACCGCCGATCAGCGCTACCTCGCGGAGAACCTGCTCGCGTTCTTCCATCGCGACTACCGCAAGGTCGCCGAGCTGCACGTCGAATCCGGCTGGGTCCCGCGCGATACCCGGGTCGAGGATTTCGAGGCCGCGATCCGCACCGTCTCCGAACCGATCTGGGAGAAACCGATCAGCGAGATCTCGTTCGGTCATTTTCTGTTGCGCCTGTTTCAGACCGCGCGCCGCTTCAACATGGAGGTACAGCCGCAACTGGTCCTGCTGCAGAAGACCTTGCTCAACATCGAGGGCCTCGGGCGCATGCTGTATCCGCAGCTCGACCTCTGGAGCACCGCCAAGCCGTTCATGGAACGCTGGATGGCGCAGCAGGTCGGTCCGCGTGCCTTTGTGCGGCGGGTCAAGGAAAGCCTGCCGCAGATATCCGAGGATCTGCCTGAACTGCCACTGCTCGCGCACCGGGCGCTGCGCAAGGCGGTCGACGGCAGCCTCACGGTACAGTGGCAGTCGGCGCAGCTGGAGCAGATCCGCGACGAGATCCGTGGGGGCAATCAGCGCACCCAGGCCAGCCTCGCCGGCGCGACCCTGACGCTGAGCGGCGTGCTGGCGGCCGGGCTGCTGGACACCACGATCGGCTTCAATCCGCTGTGGCTGGCGGGTGGCCTCGGCGGTGTCGGCCTGCTGCTGCTGGCGTGGGCGCTCACCCGCTGA
- a CDS encoding SCP2 sterol-binding domain-containing protein: MSIRDFALEGLEQAINRLLDLDPEARRRLAALHGRSVSIDLRGTGIRLNFVAGHDGRLQLLGNVEGDPDCTLSGSPLDLLRASDKEQGHRQLFAGNVRIIGDQALGQRFSEALAGIDIDWEEQLSKLTGDIVAHQIGRGVRGARAEADRVAGSARDNLSEYLTEEARLLPHRFEVEDFIADVDTLRDDAERLEARIALLERRKGGDPA, translated from the coding sequence ATGAGCATACGCGACTTTGCCCTCGAAGGCCTGGAACAGGCCATCAACCGGCTGCTCGACCTCGACCCCGAGGCGCGCCGGCGTCTCGCCGCGCTGCACGGCCGCAGTGTCTCCATCGACCTGCGCGGCACCGGCATCCGACTGAACTTCGTTGCGGGTCACGACGGCCGCCTGCAGCTGCTCGGCAATGTCGAGGGTGACCCCGACTGCACGCTGAGCGGCAGCCCGCTGGATCTGCTGCGTGCCAGCGACAAGGAGCAGGGCCATCGCCAGCTGTTCGCCGGAAATGTGCGGATCATCGGCGACCAGGCGCTGGGGCAGCGATTCAGCGAGGCGCTCGCAGGCATCGACATCGACTGGGAGGAACAGCTTTCGAAGCTGACCGGCGACATCGTCGCGCACCAGATCGGGCGCGGCGTGCGCGGGGCGCGCGCCGAGGCGGACCGCGTCGCCGGCAGTGCGCGCGACAACCTTTCCGAGTACCTGACCGAAGAGGCCCGGCTGCTGCCACACCGCTTCGAGGTCGAGGACTTCATCGCCGATGTCGACACGCTGCGCGACGACGCCGAGCGCCTGGAGGCCCGTATCGCGCTGCTCGAACGTCGCAAAGGTGGTGATCCGGCGTGA